One Kineosporia corallincola DNA window includes the following coding sequences:
- a CDS encoding acetyl-CoA carboxylase biotin carboxyl carrier protein: protein MNEPVSKLTPVASRPDDGNLLDQALTLVRGLPGPLRRISVRSGDTAVEIDWEPGETAQTPAAPPEPADDLHVVPAPLVGTFYRAPAPGAAPFVEVGTAVEPGQTLGIVEAMKLLNPIVCEVTGQVVELLATDGEPVQFDQPLVRISPAG, encoded by the coding sequence ATGAACGAGCCGGTCAGCAAACTCACCCCGGTCGCCTCCCGCCCCGACGACGGCAACCTCCTCGACCAGGCCCTGACCCTGGTGCGCGGACTGCCCGGCCCGCTGCGCCGGATCAGCGTGCGCAGCGGCGACACCGCCGTCGAGATCGACTGGGAGCCGGGCGAAACCGCGCAGACCCCGGCCGCGCCACCGGAACCCGCGGACGACCTGCACGTCGTGCCCGCGCCCCTGGTCGGCACCTTCTACCGCGCCCCGGCCCCCGGCGCCGCCCCGTTCGTCGAGGTCGGCACCGCGGTGGAGCCCGGCCAGACGCTCGGCATCGTCGAGGCGATGAAGCTGCTCAACCCGATCGTCTGCGAGGTCACCGGCCAGGTGGTGGAACTGCTGGCCACGGACGGGGAGCCGGTGCAGTTCGACCAGCCCCTGGTCCGGATCTCCCCGGCCGGGTGA
- a CDS encoding acetyl-CoA carboxylase biotin carboxylase subunit, with translation MFGTVLIANRGEIALRVARTCRELGIRTVAVHSTADRDSAVVRFADRAVQIGPAAPRRSYLNIPAVIEAARATGADAIHPGYGFLSEDPDFAEICAEAGIVFIGPPPRVMQQLGNKAVARELMAAAGLPLLPGVVKPVADLEEAREVTARIGFPLVIKAAAGGGGRGITVVRHPSDFAAAYTGTRRTAQSVFGDSSVYIERYLDRARHVEVQVLVDQHGNGLHLGERDCSVQRRHQKLVEEAPAPGLTARQREQIGELAVRGALAVGYTGVGTLEFLLDEEGNFAFMEMNARIQVEHPVTEMVTGLDLVREQIRVAAGHPLELRQGDVALTGTSIECRINAEDPLRDFAPAPGLLEVLELPGGPGVRVDTGCAAGTPVSQHYDSLLAKLVVWAPDRPQAIARMQRCLGELRISGRGLATTRELHQNILASGAFREGRHHTGFLDGPESPLPVIEGKAS, from the coding sequence GTGTTCGGTACCGTCCTGATCGCCAACCGCGGCGAGATCGCGCTGCGTGTGGCCCGCACCTGCCGCGAGCTCGGCATCCGCACCGTGGCCGTGCACTCCACCGCCGACCGGGACTCGGCCGTGGTCCGCTTCGCCGACCGGGCCGTGCAGATCGGCCCGGCCGCCCCGCGGCGCAGCTACCTGAACATCCCGGCGGTGATCGAGGCCGCCCGGGCCACCGGCGCCGACGCGATCCACCCCGGCTACGGCTTCCTCTCCGAGGACCCGGACTTCGCCGAGATCTGCGCCGAGGCCGGGATCGTCTTCATCGGGCCGCCGCCACGGGTGATGCAGCAGCTCGGCAACAAGGCGGTGGCCCGGGAGCTGATGGCCGCCGCCGGCCTGCCGCTGCTGCCCGGCGTGGTCAAGCCGGTGGCCGACCTGGAGGAGGCCCGGGAGGTGACCGCCCGCATCGGTTTTCCCCTGGTGATCAAGGCCGCGGCCGGTGGCGGCGGGCGCGGCATCACCGTGGTGCGGCACCCCTCGGACTTCGCCGCTGCCTACACCGGAACCCGCCGGACGGCGCAGAGCGTGTTCGGCGACAGCTCGGTCTACATCGAGCGCTACCTCGACCGGGCCCGGCACGTCGAGGTGCAGGTGCTGGTCGACCAGCACGGCAACGGCCTGCACCTGGGCGAGCGGGACTGCTCGGTGCAGCGCCGGCACCAGAAGCTGGTGGAGGAGGCCCCGGCGCCGGGCCTGACCGCGCGGCAGCGTGAGCAGATCGGTGAGCTGGCGGTGCGCGGCGCGCTGGCCGTTGGCTACACCGGGGTCGGCACCCTGGAGTTCCTTCTCGACGAGGAGGGGAACTTCGCCTTCATGGAGATGAACGCCCGCATCCAGGTGGAACATCCGGTGACCGAGATGGTGACCGGCCTGGACCTGGTGCGGGAGCAGATCCGGGTGGCCGCCGGTCATCCGCTGGAACTACGGCAGGGCGACGTGGCCCTGACCGGGACGTCGATCGAGTGCCGGATCAACGCCGAGGACCCGCTGCGCGACTTCGCCCCCGCACCAGGCCTTCTGGAGGTGCTGGAGCTGCCGGGCGGGCCCGGGGTGCGGGTCGACACCGGGTGTGCCGCGGGCACCCCGGTCAGCCAGCACTACGACTCACTGCTGGCCAAGCTGGTGGTCTGGGCGCCGGACCGGCCGCAGGCGATCGCCCGGATGCAGCGCTGCCTCGGGGAACTGCGGATCAGCGGCCGCGGCCTGGCCACCACCCGCGAACTGCACCAGAACATCCTGGCCTCCGGGGCCTTCCGGGAGGGTCGGCACCACACCGGATTCCTCGACGGCCCCGAGTCGCCCCTGCCCGTGATCGAAGGGAAAGCATCGTGA
- a CDS encoding phosphopantetheine-binding protein — translation MTATTFALPDLMNLLARVGLPAAERTDDPSLTLTDIGLDSLAFLQLQTLLQQQHGVSIDESEEAADYPLGRLVELVNSSAEQEVSQP, via the coding sequence GTGACCGCAACCACCTTCGCCCTGCCCGACCTGATGAACCTGCTGGCCCGGGTCGGGCTGCCGGCCGCCGAGCGCACCGACGACCCGTCGCTGACGCTGACCGACATCGGCCTGGACTCGCTGGCCTTCCTCCAGCTCCAGACCCTGCTCCAGCAGCAGCACGGAGTCTCCATCGACGAGAGCGAGGAGGCCGCGGACTACCCGCTCGGCCGTCTCGTGGAACTCGTGAACAGCAGCGCCGAGCAGGAGGTCTCGCAGCCGTGA
- a CDS encoding SRPBCC family protein — MTDQITEPAGHVDNEVVIAAPFGLVWDRTNDVAGWPDLFSEYARAEILAREGDTVTFRLSMHPDENGIVWTWVSERTADRSRREVNARRVEPGPFEFMNIRWTYEETPEGVRMRWVQDFRMRPGAPVDTPTMTERINHNTGIQMARIREKLEAVADV; from the coding sequence GTGACCGATCAGATCACCGAGCCCGCCGGGCACGTCGACAACGAGGTGGTGATCGCCGCCCCGTTCGGCCTGGTCTGGGACCGCACCAACGACGTGGCCGGCTGGCCGGACCTGTTCAGCGAGTACGCCCGGGCGGAGATCCTCGCCCGGGAGGGCGACACCGTGACGTTCCGGCTCTCGATGCACCCGGACGAGAACGGCATCGTCTGGACCTGGGTGTCCGAGCGCACCGCCGACCGCTCGCGGCGCGAGGTGAACGCCCGGCGGGTGGAGCCCGGCCCGTTCGAGTTCATGAACATCCGCTGGACCTACGAGGAGACACCCGAAGGGGTGCGGATGCGATGGGTCCAGGACTTCCGGATGCGGCCGGGAGCACCGGTGGACACCCCCACCATGACCGAGCGGATCAATCACAACACCGGAATCCAGATGGCCCGGATCCGGGAGAAACTGGAGGCGGTCGCAGATGTCTGA
- a CDS encoding cupin domain-containing protein, which translates to MSENLYPTVRVADIPADRRRGGDLRTLLTPSRCGSTSGFMGVVKLEPGDVVTEHYHPYSEEFLYCVSGSVTLRLDGQPRPLGAEEAVLIPIGVRHRLENHGTETAHLVFQLAPLAPRPELGHVDTEEPRVVSAVLPEGAVVGEAPR; encoded by the coding sequence ATGTCTGAGAACCTCTACCCCACGGTGCGTGTCGCGGACATCCCGGCCGACCGCCGGCGCGGCGGCGACCTGCGCACCCTGCTCACGCCGTCGCGGTGCGGCTCCACCTCGGGCTTCATGGGCGTGGTGAAGCTGGAGCCGGGCGACGTGGTCACCGAGCACTACCACCCCTACTCGGAGGAGTTTCTCTACTGCGTCAGCGGTTCCGTCACCCTGCGGCTCGACGGGCAGCCCCGGCCGCTGGGCGCGGAGGAGGCCGTGCTGATCCCGATCGGCGTGCGGCACCGGCTGGAGAACCACGGCACCGAGACCGCGCACCTGGTGTTCCAGCTGGCCCCGCTGGCCCCCCGGCCCGAACTGGGGCACGTGGACACCGAGGAACCACGGGTGGTCTCCGCCGTACTGCCCGAGGGCGCGGTCGTCGGCGAGGCCCCGCGATGA
- a CDS encoding beta-ketoacyl-[acyl-carrier-protein] synthase family protein, giving the protein MTSRAAVVTGIGVVAPGGVGRDAFWQLLIDGRTATRRITFFDASGFRSQIAAEVDIDMRAAGLTPQEIARTDRFVQFALVAADEAVRDAGLDLTSGSDVDHDRLAVSLGSAVGATMRLEDEYVDVSDGGRQWLVDPAYGSNFLDRVLIPSSGAAELAARYHAHGPASLMSTGCTSGIDAVGYGLQLIEEGSADVVVAGASDAPISPISVACFDAIRATSSRNTSPETASRPFDATRDGFVMGEGSAVLILEEEAHARARGARVYARVSGFANRSNAFHMTGLRPDGLEMSVAIDEAMRQSGVGPDEVDYVNAHGSGTKQNDRHETAAVKRSLGEHAYDTPMSSIKSMVGHSLGAIGSIEVAACALAIRYGVVPPTANLENPDPDCDLDYVPKIARDLPVDVALSVGSGFGGFQSAIVLTGPDRVPR; this is encoded by the coding sequence ATGACCTCGCGCGCAGCGGTGGTCACCGGGATCGGGGTGGTCGCCCCCGGCGGTGTGGGCCGGGACGCGTTCTGGCAGCTGCTGATCGACGGGCGCACCGCCACCCGCCGGATCACCTTCTTCGACGCCTCCGGGTTCCGCTCGCAGATCGCCGCCGAGGTGGATATCGACATGCGGGCGGCCGGGCTGACCCCGCAGGAGATCGCCCGCACCGACCGGTTCGTGCAGTTCGCGCTGGTCGCGGCGGACGAGGCGGTGCGCGACGCGGGCCTCGACCTGACCAGCGGCAGCGACGTCGACCACGACCGGCTGGCGGTGAGCCTGGGCAGCGCGGTGGGCGCCACCATGCGGCTGGAGGACGAGTACGTCGACGTCAGCGACGGCGGCCGGCAGTGGCTGGTAGACCCGGCCTACGGCAGCAACTTCCTCGACCGGGTGCTGATCCCCAGCAGCGGCGCCGCCGAACTGGCCGCGCGTTACCACGCCCACGGCCCGGCGTCGCTGATGTCCACCGGCTGCACCTCCGGCATCGACGCCGTCGGGTACGGCCTCCAGCTGATCGAGGAGGGCTCGGCCGACGTGGTGGTGGCCGGGGCCTCGGACGCCCCGATCTCGCCGATCTCGGTGGCCTGTTTCGACGCGATCCGGGCCACCTCGTCGCGGAACACCTCGCCGGAGACCGCCTCCCGGCCGTTCGACGCCACCCGCGACGGCTTCGTGATGGGGGAGGGCTCGGCCGTGCTGATCCTGGAGGAGGAGGCGCACGCCCGGGCCCGGGGCGCCCGGGTGTACGCCCGGGTGAGTGGATTCGCCAACCGCTCCAACGCCTTCCACATGACCGGGCTGCGGCCGGACGGTCTGGAGATGAGCGTGGCCATCGACGAGGCGATGCGTCAGTCCGGGGTGGGCCCGGACGAGGTGGACTACGTCAACGCGCACGGCTCCGGCACCAAGCAGAACGACCGGCACGAGACCGCCGCGGTGAAGCGCAGTCTCGGCGAGCACGCCTACGACACGCCGATGAGCTCGATCAAGTCGATGGTCGGGCACTCGCTCGGCGCGATCGGCTCGATCGAGGTGGCGGCCTGCGCCCTGGCCATCCGTTACGGCGTGGTGCCGCCCACCGCCAACCTGGAGAACCCGGACCCGGACTGCGATCTGGACTACGTGCCGAAGATCGCCCGGGACCTGCCGGTCGACGTGGCGCTGTCGGTCGGCAGCGGGTTCGGCGGGTTCCAGTCGGCCATCGTGCTGACCGGCCCGGACCGGGTGCCGCGGTGA
- a CDS encoding beta-ketoacyl synthase N-terminal-like domain-containing protein gives MSRAVVTGIGVVAPTGVGAGRHWESVRANRLRVTALPEGRAATYGVSLAGQVPQFTPDEHVDERLLVQTDRWTWFSLAAVRMALDDSGFDPAVRDPYSVAVSLAAASGGNEFGQREMTSLYTQGPKAVTAYQSIAWFYAASTGQASIRHGLKGSSSVLVTEGAGGLDSIGHARRVIRRGTGSVLAGGTEAGLSPYALACQAAAGRMSPKTAPTEAYTPFDVRASGFVPGEGGAVLLIEDDETTGPARRVYGEIAGYAATHDGETDTRSPAQFARAMRLALADAGVGPGDVDLVIADAAGDAIRDRMEIEALQAVFGDREIPVPVAAPQALVGRLSVGGSALAAATALLCIRDGLLPAVGNLRHPVHAPGLELVRTPRSAPVGTVLVNARGLGGFNSCLVLRRYHPEG, from the coding sequence GTGAGCCGGGCCGTGGTGACCGGGATCGGCGTGGTGGCCCCCACCGGGGTCGGCGCCGGCCGGCACTGGGAGAGTGTGAGGGCCAACCGGTTACGCGTGACCGCGCTGCCGGAGGGGCGGGCCGCCACCTACGGCGTTTCGCTGGCCGGGCAGGTGCCGCAGTTCACCCCGGACGAGCATGTGGACGAACGGCTGCTGGTGCAGACCGACCGGTGGACCTGGTTCTCGCTGGCCGCGGTCCGGATGGCTCTGGACGACAGCGGTTTCGACCCGGCGGTGCGTGACCCGTACTCGGTCGCGGTGTCGCTGGCCGCGGCCTCCGGGGGCAACGAGTTCGGCCAGCGCGAGATGACCAGCCTGTACACGCAGGGCCCGAAGGCGGTCACGGCCTACCAGTCGATCGCCTGGTTCTACGCCGCCAGCACCGGCCAGGCCTCGATCCGGCACGGGCTCAAGGGCTCGTCCAGCGTGCTGGTCACCGAGGGTGCCGGTGGACTGGACAGCATCGGGCACGCCCGGCGGGTGATCCGGCGCGGCACCGGCAGCGTGCTGGCCGGGGGAACCGAGGCCGGCCTGTCGCCCTACGCCCTGGCCTGCCAGGCCGCGGCCGGGCGGATGAGCCCGAAAACCGCTCCCACCGAGGCGTACACGCCGTTCGACGTGCGGGCCAGTGGTTTCGTGCCGGGCGAGGGCGGCGCCGTGCTGCTGATCGAGGACGACGAGACGACCGGCCCCGCCCGGCGGGTCTACGGCGAGATCGCCGGCTACGCCGCCACGCACGACGGCGAGACCGACACCCGATCGCCCGCGCAGTTCGCCCGGGCGATGCGCCTGGCCCTGGCCGACGCCGGGGTGGGGCCGGGCGACGTGGACCTGGTGATCGCCGACGCGGCCGGCGACGCAATCCGGGACCGGATGGAGATCGAGGCGCTGCAAGCGGTTTTCGGCGACCGGGAGATCCCGGTGCCGGTGGCCGCGCCGCAGGCCCTGGTGGGCCGGCTCAGCGTGGGCGGCTCGGCGCTGGCGGCGGCCACGGCCCTGCTGTGCATCCGTGACGGCCTGCTGCCCGCCGTCGGCAACCTGCGTCATCCGGTGCACGCGCCCGGGCTGGAACTGGTGCGCACGCCGCGTTCCGCCCCGGTCGGCACCGTGCTCGTGAATGCCCGAGGCCTGGGCGGTTTCAACAGCTGCCTGGTGCTCCGCCGTTACCACCCGGAGGGGTGA
- a CDS encoding FAD-dependent oxidoreductase — protein MTVVRTILRMRAREGQENAFETAWKGAARRISLVPGCLGQQLLRDESDPRTFLVVADWVDRASVDAFGRSDLREHLTEALRDLREDASRSTFTLLESIEADDSRPVRVDVSTSVQPGEEADFERAYLTVADRVSGAPGHLREELLREPDGLRYHIFAEWESERQFLEWVEDPAHLKDAGPLARWLSVDFSRQIFQIRQRPVTARVVPDSPTATTTMVNDAEVLVVGAGPAGLTQAIELARRGIRVRVVDRREQPSGQADKAIGIHCRTMEVWERQGVVTQAIDAGTWLHGQTVYVNGRLTHQVDWAGLDELPYAHLGLPQYETERILTQRLNELGVQVERGVSLISMTQDEEGVTARLSNGTARVRYLVGCDGAHSAVREQLGLTFEGGLSMFPQLFMLADVDLDWEMPAGHLLRFVRIEEDGDFTGMLVCVPLKGKNRYRVATLAPEHYQQAVGTGVVPAGFSQEYDPPALADVQGVLDELAPSATTASNLRWASIFRIKHGIVDRYREGRVFVAGDAAHLHPPAGGQGMNTGIQDAWNLGWKLALVLRGQARPALLDSYDTERRPAGRAIVDRAVNLAFTDEMDMEDQKAQFLLEMQMTMNYAGSPLVGERLGEGVDASAGPLPGHRAPDVTELRRFGVAHPLRLFDVLNDARATLLLWTDEAADLDAVAEMARGATSGQVNVCAIVSGDLPGLPGQELPVYQDCDGHFAKTYAVSGPAAYLVRPDGHVGFRTLPLSAPALHEHLTAVYG, from the coding sequence ATGACCGTCGTCCGTACGATTCTGCGCATGCGGGCCCGCGAGGGCCAGGAGAACGCCTTCGAGACCGCCTGGAAGGGCGCGGCCCGCCGGATCAGCCTGGTGCCGGGATGTCTGGGTCAGCAGCTGCTGCGCGACGAGTCCGACCCGCGTACCTTCCTGGTGGTGGCCGACTGGGTGGACCGCGCCTCGGTGGACGCGTTCGGCCGTTCGGACCTGCGCGAGCACCTCACCGAGGCGCTGCGCGACCTGCGCGAGGACGCCTCCCGGTCCACCTTCACCCTGCTGGAGTCGATCGAGGCCGACGACTCCCGGCCGGTGCGGGTGGACGTGTCCACCAGCGTGCAGCCCGGTGAGGAGGCCGATTTCGAGCGTGCCTACCTGACCGTGGCCGACCGGGTGTCGGGTGCGCCCGGCCATCTGCGCGAGGAGCTGCTGCGCGAGCCGGACGGCCTGCGCTACCACATCTTCGCCGAGTGGGAGTCGGAGCGGCAGTTCCTGGAATGGGTGGAGGACCCGGCCCACCTGAAGGACGCCGGCCCGCTGGCCCGCTGGTTGTCGGTCGACTTCAGTCGCCAGATCTTCCAGATCCGGCAGCGACCGGTCACGGCTCGCGTCGTCCCTGATTCACCCACCGCCACAACGACAATGGTAAACGACGCGGAGGTGCTCGTGGTCGGCGCCGGCCCGGCCGGCCTGACCCAGGCGATCGAGCTGGCGCGCCGCGGCATCCGGGTGCGCGTGGTGGACCGGCGGGAGCAGCCCTCCGGCCAGGCCGACAAGGCCATCGGCATCCACTGCCGCACGATGGAGGTGTGGGAACGGCAGGGCGTGGTGACCCAGGCGATCGACGCGGGCACCTGGCTGCACGGCCAGACCGTCTACGTGAACGGCCGTCTCACCCACCAGGTGGACTGGGCGGGCCTGGACGAGCTGCCCTACGCCCACCTCGGGCTGCCGCAGTACGAGACCGAGCGGATCCTGACCCAGCGGCTGAACGAGCTGGGAGTGCAGGTGGAGCGCGGCGTCTCGCTGATCTCGATGACCCAGGACGAGGAGGGCGTGACCGCGCGGCTGTCGAACGGCACGGCCCGCGTGCGGTACCTGGTCGGGTGCGACGGCGCGCACAGCGCCGTGCGCGAGCAGCTCGGGCTGACCTTCGAGGGCGGGCTGTCGATGTTCCCGCAGCTGTTCATGCTGGCCGACGTGGACCTGGACTGGGAGATGCCGGCCGGGCACCTGCTGCGGTTCGTCCGGATCGAGGAGGACGGCGACTTCACCGGGATGCTGGTCTGCGTGCCGCTGAAGGGGAAGAACCGTTACCGGGTGGCCACTCTCGCGCCCGAGCACTACCAGCAGGCGGTGGGCACCGGAGTGGTGCCGGCCGGTTTCTCGCAGGAGTACGACCCGCCCGCGCTGGCCGACGTGCAGGGCGTGCTGGACGAGCTGGCGCCCTCCGCCACCACCGCGAGCAACCTGCGCTGGGCCTCGATCTTCCGGATCAAGCACGGCATCGTCGACCGGTACCGCGAGGGCCGGGTCTTCGTCGCCGGTGACGCCGCGCACCTGCACCCGCCCGCCGGCGGCCAGGGCATGAACACCGGCATCCAGGACGCCTGGAACCTGGGCTGGAAGCTGGCCCTGGTGCTGCGCGGCCAGGCCCGGCCCGCGTTGCTCGACAGCTACGACACCGAACGCCGCCCGGCCGGGCGGGCGATCGTGGACCGCGCCGTCAACCTGGCCTTCACCGACGAGATGGACATGGAGGACCAGAAGGCGCAGTTCCTGCTGGAGATGCAGATGACGATGAACTACGCCGGCAGCCCGCTGGTGGGGGAGCGGCTGGGCGAGGGGGTGGACGCCTCGGCCGGGCCGCTGCCCGGGCACCGCGCCCCCGACGTCACCGAACTACGCCGGTTCGGGGTGGCGCACCCGCTGCGGCTTTTCGACGTGCTCAACGACGCGCGGGCCACGCTGCTGCTCTGGACCGACGAGGCGGCGGACCTCGACGCCGTCGCCGAGATGGCCCGCGGCGCCACGTCGGGCCAGGTCAACGTGTGCGCGATCGTGTCCGGCGACCTGCCCGGCCTGCCTGGCCAGGAGCTGCCGGTGTACCAGGACTGCGACGGGCACTTCGCGAAGACCTACGCGGTGAGCGGGCCCGCGGCCTACCTGGTGCGCCCGGACGGGCACGTCGGGTTCCGCACCCTGCCGCTGTCGGCGCCCGCCCTGCACGAGCACCTGACCGCGGTGTACGGCTGA
- a CDS encoding SDR family oxidoreductase translates to MDITSRTLFMAGGTSGIGLELARRFRAAGSTVVVGGRRQDRLDELAAEGLGTVPVDVTDAASVVRARDAVLAAYPDLDTVVTMSGVLLTEDLRDPEHFATATTTIETNLYGTVRVLDAFTPHLIARGSGTFVTVSSGIGFLPFPLMPTYAASKAAVHAYSEALRAQLDGTGVEVTELVPPLVTTTPEAEAQMPHALRLSDFADEVMALFATEPTPREVLVQGVLMHRWAERDGTYDELVAQRSKALAMLPGRA, encoded by the coding sequence ATGGACATCACCTCACGCACCCTCTTCATGGCCGGCGGCACCTCCGGCATCGGCCTGGAGCTCGCCCGCCGGTTCCGGGCCGCCGGCAGCACCGTGGTCGTCGGTGGACGCCGGCAGGACCGGCTGGACGAGCTGGCCGCCGAGGGCCTCGGCACCGTTCCGGTCGACGTGACCGACGCCGCCTCGGTGGTCCGGGCCCGCGACGCCGTGCTCGCCGCGTACCCGGACCTGGACACCGTCGTCACCATGTCCGGCGTGCTGCTGACCGAGGACCTGCGCGACCCGGAACACTTCGCCACGGCCACCACCACGATCGAGACCAACCTCTACGGCACCGTCCGGGTGCTCGACGCCTTCACCCCGCACCTGATCGCCCGGGGCTCGGGCACTTTCGTCACGGTCAGCTCGGGCATCGGCTTCCTGCCGTTCCCGCTGATGCCGACCTACGCCGCCAGCAAGGCCGCGGTGCACGCCTACTCCGAGGCGCTGCGGGCCCAGCTCGACGGCACCGGCGTGGAGGTGACCGAGCTGGTGCCGCCGCTGGTCACCACCACCCCGGAGGCCGAGGCGCAGATGCCGCACGCCCTGCGCCTGAGCGACTTCGCCGACGAGGTGATGGCGCTGTTCGCCACCGAGCCGACCCCGCGCGAGGTGCTGGTGCAGGGTGTGCTGATGCACCGCTGGGCCGAGCGCGACGGCACCTACGACGAGCTGGTGGCGCAGCGGTCGAAGGCACTCGCCATGCTCCCGGGCCGAGCCTGA
- a CDS encoding SAM-dependent methyltransferase, whose amino-acid sequence MPNSARMYDYWLGGKDNYAADRQLADLFLQKIPSMREMARANRDFVNRAARVLAADGVRQFLDIGTGIPTSPNLHETAQAVAPDAHVVYADNDPVVLAHARALMVSNEVGQVAYIAADLRRPERILSDPQLREQLDLDRPVALMLIAVLMLIDDQDDVQGAVAQLREALPSGSYLALTHPTADFDPPVVGEVTASARATGMTFVPRTKAEVAGFFGDWELTEPGIVPVRAWRPDGEVTDPESAWYWAGVARKP is encoded by the coding sequence GTGCCGAACTCGGCCCGGATGTACGACTACTGGCTGGGCGGCAAGGACAACTACGCCGCCGACCGCCAGCTGGCCGACCTGTTCCTCCAGAAGATCCCCTCGATGCGCGAGATGGCGCGGGCCAACCGCGACTTCGTGAACCGGGCCGCGCGGGTGCTGGCCGCCGACGGCGTGCGGCAGTTCCTCGACATCGGCACCGGCATCCCGACCAGCCCCAACCTGCACGAGACCGCCCAGGCGGTGGCCCCCGACGCGCACGTGGTCTACGCCGACAACGACCCGGTGGTGCTGGCCCACGCCCGGGCGCTGATGGTGAGCAACGAGGTGGGCCAGGTCGCCTACATCGCCGCCGACCTGCGCCGGCCGGAGCGGATCCTGTCCGACCCGCAGCTGCGCGAGCAGCTAGATCTGGACCGCCCGGTCGCGCTGATGCTGATCGCGGTGCTCATGCTGATCGACGACCAGGACGACGTGCAGGGTGCCGTGGCCCAGCTGCGTGAGGCGCTGCCGTCCGGCAGCTACCTGGCCCTGACCCATCCCACGGCGGACTTCGACCCGCCGGTGGTCGGCGAGGTCACCGCATCGGCCCGGGCCACCGGCATGACCTTCGTGCCGCGCACGAAGGCCGAGGTGGCGGGGTTCTTCGGCGACTGGGAGCTGACCGAGCCGGGCATCGTGCCCGTTCGGGCATGGCGGCCCGACGGTGAGGTCACCGATCCGGAATCCGCCTGGTACTGGGCCGGGGTGGCTCGCAAGCCGTGA
- a CDS encoding ABC transporter substrate-binding protein has product MKRTRTVIVAALASSLLVLTACGGGSEATGATASPSSSETIVIGSANFSENVLLAEIYAQALEAQGVTVERKLDLGSREDLVPQLQDGSIDLTPEYSGALLTYFDDSTSAVSSADVYRELTEAVPEGLEVLDQSEAEDKDALVVTEETADKYNLFSISDLKDVAGQLTLGGPPEWKTRDDGVKGLKRVYGLDFGRFKTLDAGGTRTVASLKNGSIDAADIFTTDPNIATEGWVVLPDPNNLFAAQNVLPLIRSDKASDTVQNALYDVSNKLSTDKLTTMMVQVTMKEREPAEVAKEFLTTQGLV; this is encoded by the coding sequence ATGAAGCGGACCAGGACGGTCATCGTCGCTGCCCTCGCCTCGTCCCTGCTGGTCCTCACCGCCTGCGGGGGCGGGAGCGAGGCGACCGGGGCCACGGCCTCACCCAGCTCGTCCGAGACGATCGTCATCGGGTCGGCCAACTTCTCCGAGAACGTGCTGCTGGCCGAGATCTACGCGCAGGCCCTGGAGGCCCAGGGCGTCACCGTGGAGCGCAAGCTCGACCTGGGCTCCCGCGAAGACCTGGTCCCGCAGCTCCAGGACGGCTCGATCGACCTCACCCCGGAGTACTCCGGCGCCCTGCTCACCTACTTCGACGACAGCACCTCGGCCGTGTCGTCGGCCGACGTGTACCGCGAGCTGACCGAGGCCGTGCCCGAGGGCCTGGAGGTGCTCGACCAGTCCGAGGCGGAAGACAAGGACGCCCTGGTGGTCACCGAGGAGACCGCCGACAAGTACAACCTGTTCTCCATCTCCGACCTGAAAGACGTTGCGGGGCAGCTCACTCTGGGTGGCCCGCCGGAGTGGAAGACCCGGGACGACGGGGTGAAGGGCCTCAAGCGGGTGTACGGCCTGGACTTCGGCCGCTTCAAGACCCTCGACGCCGGTGGCACCCGCACCGTCGCCTCGCTGAAGAACGGCAGCATCGACGCCGCGGACATCTTCACCACCGACCCGAACATCGCCACCGAGGGCTGGGTCGTGCTGCCCGACCCGAACAACCTGTTCGCCGCGCAGAACGTGCTGCCGCTGATCCGCAGCGACAAGGCCTCCGACACCGTGCAGAACGCGCTGTACGACGTGTCGAACAAGCTCAGCACCGACAAGCTCACCACGATGATGGTGCAGGTCACGATGAAGGAGCGGGAGCCCGCCGAGGTGGCCAAGGAGTTCCTGACCACGCAGGGCCTGGTCTGA